A genome region from Maridesulfovibrio salexigens DSM 2638 includes the following:
- the dsrK gene encoding sulfate reduction electron transfer complex DsrMKJOP subunit DsrK has protein sequence MADLPKADELFKSINYTPPSTGWMDTPVDTSPGNWCYPAKAEKLEYLGFPNPREWSPEDVDWKLPENWQDIVHEGFKERLDKYRSLKVFMDICVRCGACADKCHFFIGSGDPKNMPVLRAELMRSIYRKDFTMAGKILSTLTGSRVMTEDVLKEWFIYFYQCTECRRCSLFCPYGIDTAEITMMARELLHLCGVNINWILEPVSNCNRTGNHLGIQPHAFKDIVDFMVDDIEEITGKRLNVPINEKGHEVIFITPSGDVFADPGIYTFMGYLMLFDHIGLDYTLSTYASEGGNFGLFTSADMMKKLNAKMYAEADRLGAKWILGGECGHMWRVINQYMDTMNGPANNLEVPVNPITGTVFENARQTKMVHITEFTADLLKHNKLKLDPSRNDHIRATFHDSCNPARAMGLMDEPRYVIKNVVKNFFEMPEQTIREQTFCCAGGSGLNTDEIMEIRMRGGLPRGNALKAVQEEHDVNMLSCICAIDRATLLPLANYWAPGVDVCGVHELVGNALILDGEKERETDLRFNPLPGKEG, from the coding sequence ATGGCTGACCTCCCAAAAGCTGATGAGCTTTTTAAAAGCATTAATTATACACCGCCGTCCACTGGGTGGATGGACACCCCGGTAGATACTTCTCCGGGCAACTGGTGTTATCCCGCAAAAGCGGAAAAACTCGAGTATCTTGGTTTCCCCAACCCCCGCGAGTGGTCTCCCGAGGACGTTGACTGGAAACTTCCTGAAAACTGGCAGGACATCGTTCACGAAGGTTTCAAGGAAAGACTCGATAAGTATCGTTCACTGAAAGTATTCATGGACATCTGTGTTCGCTGTGGTGCTTGTGCAGACAAATGCCACTTCTTCATCGGTTCCGGTGATCCCAAGAACATGCCCGTCCTGCGTGCGGAACTTATGCGTTCCATCTACCGCAAGGACTTCACCATGGCCGGTAAAATCCTCAGCACCCTCACCGGGTCCAGGGTTATGACCGAAGATGTTCTCAAAGAATGGTTCATTTACTTCTACCAGTGCACAGAGTGCCGTCGTTGTTCCCTGTTCTGCCCTTACGGTATCGACACAGCGGAAATCACCATGATGGCACGTGAACTGCTGCACCTCTGCGGTGTGAACATCAACTGGATTCTCGAGCCGGTTTCCAACTGTAACCGTACAGGTAACCACCTCGGTATCCAGCCCCACGCATTCAAAGACATCGTTGACTTCATGGTTGACGATATCGAAGAAATAACCGGTAAACGCCTGAACGTACCCATCAACGAAAAGGGTCATGAAGTTATCTTCATCACTCCTTCCGGTGACGTTTTCGCTGATCCCGGCATCTATACCTTCATGGGTTACCTGATGCTGTTCGATCACATCGGTCTTGACTACACCCTGTCCACCTACGCATCTGAAGGCGGTAACTTCGGTCTCTTCACCTCTGCTGATATGATGAAGAAACTGAACGCTAAGATGTACGCCGAAGCGGATCGCCTCGGAGCAAAATGGATTCTCGGCGGTGAGTGCGGGCACATGTGGCGTGTTATCAACCAGTACATGGATACCATGAACGGTCCGGCGAACAACCTTGAAGTTCCCGTGAACCCCATCACCGGTACCGTGTTCGAAAACGCACGCCAGACCAAGATGGTTCACATCACTGAGTTTACTGCTGACCTGCTCAAGCACAACAAACTGAAGCTTGATCCCAGCAGAAACGACCATATCCGTGCAACCTTCCACGATTCCTGTAACCCTGCTCGCGCCATGGGCCTCATGGATGAGCCTCGTTACGTCATTAAGAACGTTGTTAAAAACTTCTTTGAAATGCCCGAACAGACCATCCGTGAGCAAACATTCTGCTGCGCTGGCGGTTCCGGCCTTAACACTGACGAAATCATGGAAATCCGTATGCGCGGCGGTCTGCCTCGCGGTAACGCACTGAAAGCCGTTCAGGAAGAGCACGATGTAAACATGCTTTCCTGCATCTGCGCTATCGACCGTGCAACCCTGCTTCCCCTGGCCAACTACTGGGCACCCGGCGTAGACGTCTGCGGTGTTCACGAACTGGTTGGTAACGCTCTCATCCTTGACGGCGAAAAAGAAAGGGAAACAGACCTTCGTTTCAATCCTCTGCCCGGGAAGGAGGGTTAA
- the dsrM gene encoding sulfate reduction electron transfer complex DsrMKJOP subunit DsrM: MNALYSLVLVFALVLIALFGVGTAHMAGLFGTLLPYVAVAVFLVGFANRIIGWAKSPVPFRIPTTGGQQKSLDFIQHDRFDNPVTPGQTFIRMVLEICCFRSLFRNTKVELRDGRVTYASSKFLWLFSLLFHYSFLLIVIRHMRLFFEPVPACIGFVEMIDGIMQLGVPRLYMSDLLILAGLGFLLSRRLQDPKLRYISLVTDYFPLLLIIGIALSGIYMRYFEHVDIMAIKKLTMGLVTFSPVIPAGVSVVFYIHLFLVCVLLVYFPFSKLMHAGGVFLSPTRNMPNDTRINHHENPWNDPNIKPHSYEAYEDEFREAMIEAGLPVEKKA; encoded by the coding sequence ATGAACGCTTTGTACTCACTCGTTTTAGTTTTTGCCCTGGTGCTCATCGCACTCTTCGGAGTAGGTACAGCACACATGGCAGGACTGTTCGGCACTCTGTTACCGTATGTAGCAGTTGCCGTATTTCTGGTAGGCTTTGCCAACCGGATTATCGGCTGGGCAAAAAGCCCGGTTCCTTTCCGTATCCCGACCACGGGCGGACAGCAGAAGTCTCTGGATTTTATCCAGCATGACCGCTTTGACAACCCCGTGACCCCGGGTCAAACTTTTATCCGTATGGTTCTTGAGATCTGTTGCTTTCGTTCCCTCTTCAGGAACACCAAAGTAGAACTCAGGGACGGAAGAGTAACTTACGCCTCATCTAAATTTTTGTGGCTGTTTTCCCTGCTCTTCCACTACTCATTCCTGCTCATCGTGATCAGGCACATGAGACTCTTCTTCGAACCCGTGCCTGCTTGCATCGGCTTCGTGGAAATGATCGACGGTATCATGCAGCTCGGCGTACCCAGACTGTACATGTCAGACCTCCTGATTCTTGCCGGCCTCGGCTTCCTGCTCAGCCGCAGACTTCAGGATCCCAAACTGCGTTACATCTCTCTGGTAACCGACTACTTCCCGCTGCTTCTCATCATCGGCATCGCCCTTTCCGGCATCTACATGCGCTACTTTGAGCACGTAGACATTATGGCCATCAAGAAGCTGACTATGGGTCTTGTAACCTTCAGCCCCGTTATTCCCGCAGGTGTGAGCGTGGTGTTCTACATCCACCTCTTCCTCGTGTGTGTGCTGCTGGTTTACTTCCCCTTTAGTAAGCTGATGCATGCGGGCGGCGTATTCCTGTCTCCCACAAGGAACATGCCCAACGATACCCGTATCAACCATCACGAGAACCCCTGGAACGATCCTAACATCAAGCCCCACAGCTATGAGGCTTATGAAGATGAGTTCAGGGAAGCAATGATTGAAGCGGGTCTCCCGGTGGAAAAAAAGGCATAG
- a CDS encoding RsbRD N-terminal domain-containing protein: MSLVQKLSERKEDLTAKWYDLVLSSYPKETQEVWRSNKDQFTNPVGVTIKKVTGELFDLILEWKSADDLAKSLEELIKIRTVQDFAPSKALSFVFLFKKLLRDEFMEELKKEGKLDELLAFEARIDNLGLIAFDIYTKNRDLIAQMRIEEVKRSHHMLLRRVNKIEDASAKGAGQV, encoded by the coding sequence ATGAGTCTTGTACAAAAATTGTCGGAAAGAAAAGAAGACCTTACAGCTAAGTGGTATGATCTGGTTCTTTCTTCCTATCCTAAGGAAACACAGGAAGTTTGGAGATCGAACAAAGACCAGTTTACCAATCCTGTCGGGGTCACCATCAAGAAGGTCACCGGCGAACTTTTTGACCTCATCCTTGAATGGAAAAGTGCCGACGATCTTGCAAAGTCCCTTGAGGAACTGATCAAAATCAGAACGGTTCAGGATTTTGCACCATCCAAAGCTTTAAGCTTTGTCTTCCTTTTCAAGAAACTCCTGAGAGACGAGTTCATGGAGGAACTGAAAAAAGAAGGCAAACTTGATGAGTTGCTCGCGTTTGAGGCCCGGATAGACAATCTGGGACTTATCGCGTTCGACATCTATACCAAGAATAGGGATTTGATTGCGCAAATGAGAATTGAAGAGGTCAAAAGATCTCATCATATGCTCCTTCGGCGGGTCAACAAAATCGAGGACGCTTCGGCCAAAGGGGCCGGACAGGTGTAG
- the sfsA gene encoding DNA/RNA nuclease SfsA, producing the protein MSEPLIFYPQGCCRAIFIRRYKRFTVEAMLDGEVVGVHTNNTGSMLGLLREGQEIYISPAQNPNRKLKWTLEAVMPFGEMIGVNTSVPNKMLQLAFEAGQLPEAGGYTAIKREAKVGNSRLDGLFTDDSGKLPKLWVECKNVTLVEDDIACFPDAQTERGRKHLVELMDLAAKGDRVALFFFVQRTDGSCFGPADFIDPEYAELFYKALDAGVKCWAYEAVLSERGIGIGRKLPLAACR; encoded by the coding sequence ATGTCAGAACCGTTAATTTTTTATCCGCAAGGTTGCTGTCGGGCAATTTTTATACGCCGTTACAAACGCTTCACAGTAGAAGCGATGCTTGATGGTGAGGTTGTCGGCGTCCATACGAACAATACCGGGTCCATGCTTGGGCTGTTGCGTGAAGGTCAGGAAATTTATATCTCCCCGGCCCAGAATCCTAATCGAAAGCTTAAGTGGACTCTCGAGGCGGTCATGCCGTTCGGGGAAATGATCGGTGTTAATACCTCGGTGCCAAACAAAATGTTGCAACTGGCTTTTGAAGCAGGGCAGTTACCTGAAGCTGGCGGGTATACAGCTATCAAACGCGAGGCCAAAGTGGGCAACAGCCGTCTTGACGGACTGTTCACAGATGATTCCGGCAAACTTCCCAAGCTTTGGGTGGAATGCAAGAACGTTACGCTTGTTGAGGATGACATTGCCTGCTTTCCGGATGCTCAGACTGAGCGCGGTCGCAAGCATCTGGTCGAGCTTATGGATCTTGCTGCAAAAGGAGATCGTGTCGCCTTATTCTTTTTTGTGCAACGCACTGACGGTAGTTGTTTCGGTCCCGCAGATTTTATTGATCCTGAGTACGCGGAGTTGTTTTACAAAGCCCTCGATGCTGGAGTTAAGTGCTGGGCATACGAAGCTGTTTTAAGTGAGCGGGGTATAGGAATCGGGCGGAAATTGCCGCTTGCCGCTTGTCGATAG
- a CDS encoding acyl-CoA thioesterase, protein MKPKRISESRTLMTYRVLPQDTNPAGNLHGGVLLKQLDLVAATCAMRHARKPVVTASIDRMNFLRPAYVGELINLHANVNMVGRTSMEIGVRVEAENLLTGEIRHTNSAYLTFVAMGENGKPSPVPPLLLETGVDHRRNREAMERRAVRKEERIRETASAAQNGSKE, encoded by the coding sequence ATGAAACCTAAAAGAATCAGCGAAAGCAGAACCTTAATGACCTACAGAGTTCTGCCGCAGGACACCAACCCGGCGGGGAATCTGCATGGCGGAGTTCTGCTTAAACAACTGGACCTGGTAGCCGCTACCTGTGCCATGCGCCACGCGCGCAAGCCGGTGGTAACTGCATCCATCGACCGCATGAATTTTCTCCGTCCTGCTTATGTAGGGGAACTCATCAACCTTCATGCAAATGTGAATATGGTGGGTAGGACCTCTATGGAAATCGGGGTCCGGGTTGAAGCTGAAAATCTTTTAACCGGTGAGATAAGGCATACCAACTCTGCCTATCTTACATTTGTTGCCATGGGGGAAAACGGCAAACCTTCCCCGGTTCCACCACTGCTTTTAGAAACCGGTGTGGACCACAGGCGCAACAGAGAGGCCATGGAACGACGGGCTGTGCGCAAAGAAGAAAGGATACGGGAAACCGCATCAGCAGCACAGAACGGGAGCAAGGAATAA
- a CDS encoding (Fe-S)-binding protein — protein sequence MPVSEQLKKELQVIADECIDCGKCMTKCRFLAESGSPVSIALRALSSDEDADKVAIRSYACSVCGLCSAVCPVAVEPDRMFKELRNHAQANAIFRLDKYDPLLNYERLGQRFPFKGEFIPENCKTIFFPGCTLPAMHLDATRVAYKIIKREEPTMGLVLNCCSKPSKMLGLKSRHEEALSELIHRLERKGVKKIITACPNCHKTFQEFNSNLKIVSIYKRLKVSKFIPVRPTIQEVTIHDPCVTRNETEMHKNVRALLKAMGIRVVEMRHSRTNTLCCGEGGATHFYKKDYAEYWSRKRITEAQRTGVPMVTYCAGCVNFLGCKYPTAHVLDILLVKRKRIPKPVAFPFNYINRLIFKFSKH from the coding sequence ATGCCTGTATCAGAACAATTAAAAAAAGAACTGCAAGTCATTGCTGACGAATGCATTGATTGCGGAAAATGTATGACCAAGTGCCGCTTTCTGGCTGAAAGCGGCTCCCCTGTATCAATCGCCTTGCGAGCCCTTTCTTCCGACGAAGATGCCGACAAGGTTGCAATACGTTCCTATGCCTGCTCTGTCTGCGGACTCTGCTCCGCAGTCTGCCCCGTAGCAGTTGAGCCCGACCGCATGTTCAAGGAATTGCGCAACCATGCTCAGGCCAATGCAATTTTCCGTCTTGATAAATACGACCCGCTCCTGAATTACGAACGACTGGGACAACGCTTCCCTTTCAAAGGCGAATTCATCCCCGAGAACTGCAAAACAATTTTCTTTCCGGGCTGCACCCTCCCGGCAATGCATCTCGATGCTACGCGAGTCGCGTACAAAATAATCAAACGGGAAGAGCCGACCATGGGGCTGGTCCTGAACTGCTGCTCTAAGCCCTCAAAAATGCTGGGACTGAAAAGCAGGCATGAGGAAGCGCTTTCCGAATTGATTCACAGACTTGAGCGCAAGGGGGTCAAAAAGATTATTACCGCCTGCCCGAACTGCCACAAAACTTTTCAAGAATTTAACTCTAATCTGAAAATTGTCTCTATATATAAAAGACTGAAAGTCTCAAAATTTATCCCTGTCCGGCCCACGATACAGGAAGTTACCATCCACGACCCATGTGTAACCCGCAACGAGACAGAAATGCACAAGAACGTGCGGGCATTGCTCAAAGCAATGGGGATCAGGGTGGTTGAGATGCGCCACAGCCGCACAAACACACTTTGCTGCGGAGAAGGCGGGGCAACTCATTTCTACAAAAAAGATTATGCTGAATACTGGTCACGCAAGCGCATTACTGAAGCGCAAAGGACCGGAGTCCCCATGGTCACATACTGCGCAGGCTGCGTTAATTTTCTCGGCTGCAAATATCCCACGGCACACGTACTCGATATCCTGCTGGTAAAACGTAAAAGAATACCCAAACCTGTCGCGTTCCCCTTTAACTACATTAACCGGCTGATCTTTAAATTCAGCAAACATTAA
- a CDS encoding OB-fold protein codes for MPNIVKAEEFHLVDPMGRLRSKIYISNEGKVIADVYDSTGQLNNRVDLQKKIQSGPTAHQNVAPHKKETLGAWHARIANEVKLTQSKLHVGSYKLYIDFVENNTMASGKYQNEVIEVSGEIVDVSTKGFGDLHVGLKGISNFTAEVICHFTEDQIPVVSNLKPGVKVRIKGKCTEYVNKRVKIWGCQLL; via the coding sequence ATGCCTAACATCGTCAAGGCGGAAGAATTTCATCTTGTTGACCCCATGGGAAGATTGAGATCTAAAATATATATTTCAAATGAAGGCAAAGTGATTGCCGACGTCTACGACTCAACAGGCCAACTCAACAACCGGGTAGACCTGCAAAAAAAAATACAATCAGGCCCGACAGCACACCAAAATGTGGCACCGCACAAAAAAGAAACCCTAGGGGCATGGCATGCACGCATCGCCAATGAGGTTAAACTGACTCAATCAAAGCTCCATGTAGGATCGTACAAGCTCTATATTGATTTTGTTGAAAACAACACTATGGCCAGCGGTAAATATCAGAACGAAGTCATTGAAGTTTCCGGCGAAATAGTAGATGTTTCAACAAAAGGATTCGGCGATCTGCATGTAGGACTCAAAGGAATTTCAAATTTTACCGCCGAAGTTATCTGTCATTTTACCGAAGACCAGATTCCGGTTGTCAGCAACCTCAAGCCGGGCGTAAAGGTGCGTATCAAAGGGAAATGCACTGAGTACGTCAACAAGAGGGTGAAAATATGGGGGTGCCAGTTGCTGTAG
- the ffh gene encoding signal recognition particle protein, whose translation MFDSLSDRLSEAFKNFKGQGRLDEKNIQAGLREVRLALLEADVNYKVVKDFVEKVKERALGQEVQKSLSPGQQVIKVVNDELTELLGGEQEGLQLTKGKLSKIMMVGLQGSGKTTSSAKIALYLRRKKFKPYLVPADVYRPAAIDQLHVLAKQLDMPAYPSTTEMNPVDICRDAMVKAEEAGCDVLLFDTAGRLHIDEPLMEELSSIKEHCSPDEILFVADAMTGQDAVNVASTFDDKLDVTGVVLTKMDGDARGGAALSIKSVTGKSVKFVGVGEKLSELELFYPDRAASRILGMGDVLSLIEKAQSVMDEGEAEKLTEKFRKAEFDLEDFRTQMRRMKKIGSMGSIMKMIPGLGGLTKQLGDMEIPDKELNRIEAIISSMTMQERRQPKLINPSRRQRIAKGSGVKLEEVNQMLKNFEQMSKMMKKMMGGKGGKGKMPKMPNLPGMPGLGGGAGMPGMPGMEGLEGMEGMGGMPQPSKAKSKKTLQARKKKKLKKQTRKKKKK comes from the coding sequence TTGTTTGACAGCCTATCAGATAGACTTTCCGAAGCCTTTAAAAATTTCAAAGGGCAGGGACGCTTGGATGAAAAGAACATCCAGGCCGGATTGCGCGAAGTGCGCCTTGCCCTTCTCGAAGCGGACGTAAACTACAAGGTCGTTAAAGATTTTGTGGAAAAGGTAAAGGAGCGTGCTCTCGGGCAGGAGGTCCAGAAATCCCTTTCTCCCGGACAGCAGGTAATTAAAGTCGTTAACGACGAACTTACCGAGCTGCTTGGTGGCGAGCAGGAAGGGCTGCAGCTCACCAAGGGCAAGCTTTCCAAAATCATGATGGTCGGCCTTCAGGGTTCCGGTAAAACCACTTCTTCTGCCAAGATCGCCTTGTATCTGAGGCGTAAGAAGTTCAAGCCCTACCTTGTCCCTGCCGACGTCTACCGTCCCGCTGCGATTGACCAGCTTCATGTGCTGGCCAAACAGCTGGATATGCCGGCCTACCCGTCCACTACGGAAATGAACCCCGTGGACATCTGCCGTGACGCTATGGTCAAGGCTGAAGAGGCCGGTTGTGATGTTCTGCTTTTCGATACAGCCGGACGACTGCATATTGATGAACCTCTGATGGAAGAGCTTTCCTCCATCAAGGAACATTGTTCTCCGGATGAAATCCTTTTCGTGGCGGACGCAATGACAGGGCAGGACGCTGTCAATGTTGCCTCCACATTTGATGACAAACTTGATGTTACCGGTGTCGTCCTTACCAAAATGGATGGTGATGCCCGAGGCGGTGCGGCGCTCTCCATCAAATCCGTTACCGGTAAGTCCGTTAAGTTTGTCGGTGTGGGTGAAAAGCTTTCCGAGCTTGAACTCTTCTACCCGGACAGGGCCGCTTCAAGAATTCTCGGCATGGGGGATGTACTTTCCCTGATCGAGAAAGCCCAGTCTGTGATGGATGAGGGAGAGGCTGAAAAGCTGACCGAGAAATTCCGCAAGGCCGAATTCGACCTTGAGGACTTCCGCACCCAGATGCGCAGAATGAAGAAGATCGGTTCCATGGGTTCGATCATGAAAATGATCCCCGGCCTCGGCGGGCTGACCAAACAGCTCGGCGATATGGAGATTCCGGATAAGGAACTGAACAGGATAGAAGCCATCATCTCGTCCATGACCATGCAGGAACGCAGGCAGCCTAAACTTATCAACCCCAGCCGCAGGCAGAGGATTGCTAAGGGTTCCGGCGTGAAGCTTGAAGAGGTCAATCAGATGCTCAAGAACTTTGAGCAGATGAGCAAGATGATGAAGAAAATGATGGGCGGCAAAGGCGGAAAGGGCAAAATGCCCAAGATGCCGAATCTGCCCGGAATGCCCGGACTTGGCGGCGGCGCAGGAATGCCGGGAATGCCCGGTATGGAAGGGTTGGAAGGCATGGAAGGAATGGGCGGAATGCCTCAGCCATCCAAGGCCAAGAGTAAGAAAACCCTTCAGGCCCGCAAAAAGAAAAAGCTTAAAAAGCAAACCCGCAAGAAAAAGAAGAAATAG
- the rpsP gene encoding 30S ribosomal protein S16, whose product MAIKLRLTRMGSKKRPFYRIVAINSETRRDGRPLDFCGYYNPMVEPVEVKIDKEKVEKWLERGAEPSDTVKSLLKANS is encoded by the coding sequence ATGGCTATTAAACTTAGACTGACCCGTATGGGCTCCAAAAAACGCCCTTTTTACAGAATCGTAGCAATCAACAGCGAAACCAGACGTGACGGTCGTCCTTTGGACTTCTGCGGTTACTACAACCCTATGGTTGAGCCTGTTGAAGTTAAAATCGACAAGGAAAAAGTAGAGAAGTGGCTTGAGAGAGGCGCTGAGCCTAGCGATACCGTTAAATCTCTCCTCAAAGCAAATTCTTAG
- a CDS encoding KH domain-containing protein has translation MLKDLVEYIAKSLVDNPDEVVVTEIEGEQTSVIELKVAKEDLGKVIGKQGRTARAMRTLLGAASTKVRKRSVLEILE, from the coding sequence ATGTTGAAGGATTTAGTAGAATACATCGCGAAATCGCTTGTTGACAATCCGGATGAAGTAGTTGTCACCGAAATCGAAGGGGAGCAGACTTCCGTAATCGAACTCAAGGTCGCTAAAGAAGACCTCGGTAAGGTTATCGGTAAGCAGGGCCGCACCGCGCGTGCCATGAGAACCCTGCTCGGTGCTGCATCAACCAAGGTGAGAAAACGCTCTGTTCTGGAAATTCTGGAATAA
- the rimM gene encoding ribosome maturation factor RimM (Essential for efficient processing of 16S rRNA), with protein sequence MEMLVVAEVVKPHGLRGEVCIESHADSPFLFDEVPCLYLAKKGQKPRRFVVRSSRKHKGRVLLTFKGVEDRDQAENLRGMEILVREADLPESGDDEVYMYELEGMSVELEDGTVVGTISNFILAPGQETWVISSAEGKEILFPAVEEFVLSVDLDAEKVVVEPPEGLLDIYLTEAGKKDNGKKKK encoded by the coding sequence ATGGAAATGCTTGTAGTTGCCGAGGTGGTCAAACCACATGGTCTCAGGGGGGAAGTTTGCATCGAATCTCATGCGGACTCCCCTTTTCTCTTCGACGAGGTCCCCTGTCTGTATCTGGCTAAGAAAGGACAGAAGCCCCGTCGTTTTGTCGTGCGCTCTTCACGTAAACATAAAGGGCGCGTGCTCCTGACCTTCAAGGGTGTTGAAGACCGTGATCAGGCGGAAAACCTGCGCGGTATGGAGATCCTTGTGCGTGAGGCTGATCTTCCCGAATCCGGGGATGATGAAGTTTACATGTACGAGCTTGAAGGCATGAGCGTCGAACTTGAAGACGGGACAGTGGTTGGAACCATTTCGAACTTCATTCTTGCCCCCGGGCAGGAAACATGGGTGATCTCTTCTGCAGAGGGTAAGGAAATCCTTTTTCCCGCTGTGGAAGAATTTGTCTTGTCTGTAGATCTGGACGCGGAAAAGGTTGTTGTTGAACCGCCTGAAGGGCTGCTTGATATCTACCTGACCGAGGCCGGTAAGAAAGATAACGGGAAGAAAAAGAAATAG
- the trmD gene encoding tRNA (guanosine(37)-N1)-methyltransferase TrmD — protein MKFNLVTLFPEFFDSPLSHGLMGKGVEKGIVSFNKVDPREFTTDRHKSVDDRPYGGGPGMVMFIDPIAKALDSVGIKPSVEGGCPKGKRLIMLSPKGKPLTQKMAVELSKEEELTLVCGRYEGIDARFEDIFPVETVSVGDFVLNGGEAGAMCLIEAVARLLPDFMGHSESGTEESFSSGLLEYPHYTRPPEFDGHAVPDVLSSGNHALIEEWRRKKSLDETLDARPELLAEAEGLKKDDVRYLRTIPRKRLGKNLYMALVHYPVLNKFGEKAAVSLTNLDIHDMSRVSRSYSISGFFAVTPIEDQKKLAERIISHWTSGPGSKFNPDRAAAFSKVGVKDSLQDVVEHIESGTGKKPILVTTSARGAGSTTMNKVREMLQDNPVLLVFGTGHGLAPEILDMAEGSLRPIRFMDGYNHLSVRSAVAITVDRLLKDAW, from the coding sequence GTGAAATTTAATCTGGTTACACTCTTTCCGGAATTTTTTGATTCCCCGCTGTCGCATGGACTCATGGGTAAAGGCGTTGAAAAGGGCATAGTCTCTTTTAACAAAGTCGATCCCCGCGAGTTTACTACAGACCGCCATAAATCTGTTGACGACCGCCCCTACGGAGGCGGGCCCGGCATGGTCATGTTTATTGATCCTATTGCCAAGGCCCTCGATAGCGTAGGTATAAAGCCTTCCGTGGAAGGTGGCTGCCCCAAGGGTAAAAGGCTGATTATGCTTTCGCCTAAAGGCAAGCCGCTGACCCAGAAGATGGCGGTGGAGCTTTCCAAGGAAGAGGAGCTGACCCTCGTCTGCGGAAGATATGAGGGCATTGATGCCCGCTTTGAAGATATTTTTCCCGTTGAAACAGTCTCTGTAGGGGATTTCGTGCTCAACGGGGGCGAAGCCGGGGCCATGTGCCTTATTGAAGCTGTCGCCCGCCTACTGCCGGATTTTATGGGGCATTCCGAGTCCGGTACGGAGGAGAGTTTCTCTTCCGGTCTTCTGGAGTATCCGCACTACACCCGTCCCCCGGAATTTGACGGGCATGCTGTGCCGGATGTTCTCTCTTCAGGCAACCACGCCCTGATCGAAGAATGGAGGAGAAAAAAGTCTCTGGATGAGACCTTGGATGCCCGACCGGAGCTTTTGGCCGAAGCAGAAGGGTTAAAAAAAGATGATGTGCGTTATTTGCGCACAATACCCCGAAAACGTTTGGGAAAAAATCTTTATATGGCTCTTGTGCACTATCCGGTGCTAAATAAATTTGGAGAAAAGGCCGCTGTTTCTTTGACAAACCTCGATATTCACGATATGTCCCGCGTTTCCCGCTCTTACTCAATTAGCGGATTTTTTGCGGTGACTCCAATCGAGGATCAGAAGAAATTGGCCGAGAGGATTATTTCTCACTGGACCTCGGGACCGGGAAGCAAGTTCAACCCGGACCGCGCTGCAGCTTTTTCCAAAGTAGGAGTTAAAGATTCCCTGCAAGATGTGGTGGAGCATATTGAGTCGGGAACGGGTAAGAAACCGATACTGGTGACCACCAGCGCACGGGGCGCAGGCAGCACTACCATGAACAAGGTTCGTGAGATGTTGCAGGATAATCCCGTCCTGCTGGTTTTCGGTACCGGACACGGGTTGGCCCCCGAAATTCTGGACATGGCAGAAGGCAGCTTACGGCCTATCAGGTTCATGGACGGATACAACCATCTATCAGTAAGAAGTGCGGTGGCGATCACGGTCGACAGGCTGCTTAAAGACGCCTGGTAG
- the rplS gene encoding 50S ribosomal protein L19: protein MSNVIAKIEREQMRIDMPAFKAGDTVKVHLRIIEGEKERIQVFQGAVLRYRKGTTNSTFTVRKISDGIGVERVFPVHSPYIERVEVVAEGKVRRSRIYYLRGLKGKAARIKSKQAW from the coding sequence ATGAGCAACGTAATTGCAAAAATCGAACGCGAACAGATGCGTATTGATATGCCCGCTTTCAAAGCTGGCGACACTGTAAAGGTACACCTGCGTATTATCGAAGGTGAAAAGGAACGTATCCAGGTTTTCCAGGGTGCTGTTCTGCGTTACCGTAAAGGTACCACCAACTCCACCTTCACCGTCCGCAAAATTTCTGACGGTATCGGCGTTGAGCGTGTTTTCCCCGTACACTCCCCCTACATCGAGCGTGTAGAGGTAGTTGCTGAAGGTAAAGTACGCCGCAGCCGTATCTACTACCTGCGTGGCCTTAAAGGTAAGGCTGCACGTATCAAGTCCAAACAGGCTTGGTAG